One Fusarium poae strain DAOMC 252244 chromosome 4, whole genome shotgun sequence DNA window includes the following coding sequences:
- a CDS encoding hypothetical protein (TransMembrane:15 (o12-31i51-76o88-108i115-136o142-163i175-197o209-227i258-278o290-309i321-340o352-374i395-416o492-509i530-548o572-591i)) has protein sequence MELPNCQVLLAGFLISSVIYWNAYFVVDYLLRKLAPNAYRRLEEDELRKLVPLIFAILRAFFGLTVTFPSCVVAAVTTPWGVDQPLNSHGQFCVVSQAAGWANELALIRFYSFELFVHHIICLLVTSNIIFAPAVHQIKPLYIYYASLVGDVGPVSVTILRLLGYRLQTSKPMYWISLASTMILIFGRIGCALYTLTQVMTDPSNLTDWVWVLSVLLFGSYSIYNAIRNLQRLEIIKVDPRRYRVTYFNQFNIPIANMYLALACSVSLLSTLFLYGIYLDRPLRMGETHLISLHGLIAVAFGLTGALLLKMTRISNLSDPWGKLYVPSGVLIAGHWTKLITRHTTYVDRDTLLASMGISIPLFFTFSRVAQYYAVKDALVISDEKRPVDSRYKRLHLESVIEQATIFLLTLCFSTIHGASPSDTARLAICASLILQLRYPGEDPATVENVDETISTLLCPTKLVTSRLLIISMTGWYAGNTNDPMNVISPRITLGAIVSMAFLISKPLVTSTPRQKNLAPRKSRRTHTMALLYVFFGTLQVIMVWKYATFEEGTSKASLGFKNFRSVLSDPFTWVGLLHMASLPIVVLRGAM, from the coding sequence ATGGAGCTCCCCAACTGCCAGGTGCTTCTCGCTGGCTTTCTAATATCCAGTGTGATATACTGGAACGCGTACTTTGTCGTTGATTACCTCCTCAGGAAGCTCGCACCAAACGCCTACCGCCGGTTAGAAGAAGACGAACTTCGTAAGCTCGTTCCTCTGATATTCGCAATCCTTCGGGCATTCTTTGGCCTCACGGTCACTTTCCCATCGTGTGTGGTGGCTGCCGTGACAACACCTTGGGGCGTCGATCAACCCCTGAACTCCCATGGTCAATTCTGCGTGGTATCGCAAGCCGCTGGATGGGCCAACGAACTGGCCTTGATACGATTCTACTCTTTTGAACTCTTCGTCCATCACATCATCTGCCTTCTTGTTACATCAAACATTATCTTCGCTCCAGCGGTACACCAGATCAAGCCTTTGTACATCTACTATGCATCACTGGTAGGAGATGTCGGACCAGTCTCTGTGACCATCCTCCGATTACTCGGCTACCGCTTACAAACATCCAAGCCAATGTACTGGATTTCTCTTGCATCGACCATGATTCTGATCTTTGGCCGTATCGGATGCGCTTTGTACACTCTCACCCAGGTGATGACAGACCCTTCTAACCTCACCGACTGGGTATGGGTTCTATCAGTTCTACTCTTTGGCTCCTACTCGATCTACAATGCGATCCGTAACTTGCAGCGACTCGAAATCATCAAAGTCGATCCTCGTCGGTACAGAGTCACGTACTTCAACCAATTCAACATCCCCATCGCAAACATGTATCTGGCCCTCGCTTGCAGCGTTTCATTGCTGTCGACTTTATTCCTATACGGAATCTACCTCGATCGACCTTTGAGGATGGGAGAAACACACCTCATCTCCTTGCATGGACTCATCGCAGTGGCCTTCGGGCTGACCGGGGCCCTTTTACTGAAAATGACACGCATCAGCAACCTCTCGGACCCATGGGGGAAGTTGTACGTCCCATCTGGCGTCTTGATCGCTGGCCACTGGACTAAGCTCATCACACGTCATACCACCTATGTTGACCGCGATACACTCTTGGCATCGATGGGTATCAGCATTCCTCTTTTCTTCACATTCTCTCGAGTGGCCCAATACTACGCAGTCAAGGATGCCCTAGTAATATCTGACGAGAAGCGCCCTGTGGATAGTAGATACAAAAGACTACATCTAGAGTCTGTCATCGAACAGGCCACGATATTCCTCTTGACATTGTGCTTCTCGACTATTCATGGTGCAAGCCCATCGGACACGGCACGCCTGGCAATTTGTGCTTCTCTGATACTACAGCTCAGATACCCAGGAGAAGACCCTGCGACTGTTGAAAATGTGGACGAAACGATAAGCACTTTGCTCTGTCCGACCAAGCTGGTTACATCTAGGCTTCTCATCATTTCCATGACAGGATGGTACGCTGGAAACACAAATGACCCTATGAATGTTATATCGCCTCGTATAACTCTTGGTGCGATTGTTTCCATGGCTTTCCTCATATCAAAACCGCTGGTCACATCTACGCCACGTCAAAAGAATTTGGCACCTCGCAAGTCCAGGAGAACCCACACCATGGCGCTCCTCTATGTCTTCTTCGGTACCTTGCAGGTTATTATGGTTTGGAAGTATGCTACCTTCGAAGAGGGCACATCAAAAGCCAGTCTTGGATTCAAGAACTTCCGTTCTGTTCTATCAGATCCATTCACTTGGGTGGGCCTTTTGCACATGGCTTCATTACCTATTGTTGTTCTCAGGGGGGCCATGTAG
- a CDS encoding hypothetical protein (BUSCO:5423at5125), which translates to MAPKKKIAVMTSGGDSPGMNAAVRAVVRMSLHMGCDAFCVYEGYEGLVQGGDFIRQVQWDDVRGYLGEGGTLIGTARCMAFYERPGRLTAAKNMVLSGIDALIICGGDGSLTGADRFRAEWPSLLEELVSKGELKEEQTTPYKHLNIVGLVGSIDNDLTGTDATIGCYSALARICEMVDYVEATASSHSRAFVVEVMGRHCGWLALMAGVATGADFVFIPERPRENDWQEEMKVVVRRHRALGKRKTIVIVAEGARDKDGNKIGAEEIKDILADKSEGGLALDTRITTLGHVQRGGTAVAYDRMLATLQGVEAVKAVLEATPETETPFIAINENKIVRKPLMQAVAETKELAKAVDAKDFDKAMSLRDAEFADQWNSYMLTTNVMVDDEKLPEKERMRIGFINVGAPAGGMNAAVRAAVAYCLSKGHEPLAIHNGFAGFARHHDDKPLGAVRPFDWLEVDGWASKGGSEIGTNRELPGESGMELIANLIEEHNFDALFIVGGFEAFHSVTQMRKARAQYPSLCIPMCLLPATISNNVPGTEYSLGSDTCLNELVNYCDKIKQSASATRRRVFVIETQGGRSGYIATLAGLDVGASAVYIPEEGISLEMLNSDVNHLKDVFRKDKGQTRAGRLILVNEKASKVYNAKLIADIIREEAHDRFESRESIPGHVQQGGVPSPMDRCRAVRLAIKCIQHLEGYGRNAHNHVKKDPKSASVIGIQGSEVVFSGVEDLEENGTDWPNRRPKTAHWMGLSETVDMLAGRPDYPKPEKSLTGLIAKDTKRGL; encoded by the exons ATGGctcccaagaagaagatcgccGTCATGACCTCGGGAGGTGACTCCCCTGGTATGAACGCTGCTGTCCGAGCTGTCGTGCGCATGTCTCTGCATATGGGCTGTGATGCCTTCTGCGTCTATGAGGGATATGAGGGTCTGGTCCAGGGCGGCGATTTCATCCGACAAGTACAGTGGGACGATGTTCGAGGCTACCTCGGAGAGGGTGGTACACTCATTGGTACTGCTCGATGCATGGCCTTTTACGAGCGTCCCGGTCGATTGACAGCCGCCAAGAACATGGTTCTATCTGGAATTGATGCTCTGATTATCTGCGGTGGTGACGGATCCTTGACTGGTGCTGACAGGTTCCGAGCTGAATGGCCTTCTCTTTTGGAGGAGCTTGTTTCCAAGGGCGAGTTGAAGGAGGAGCAAACCACACCTTACAAACATCTCAACATCGTAGGCCTTGTTGGCTCTATCGACAATGATCTCACAGGAACAGACGCTACCATTGGTTGCTACTCTGCGCTCGCCCGTATTTGCGAGATGGTTGATTACGTTGAGGCGACTGCTTCTTCGCACTCGCGCGCTTTCGTCGTTGAGGTTATGGGACGACACTGCGGTTGGTTGGCTCTCATGGCTGGTGTCGCGACTGGCGCAGACTTTGTCTTTATTCCCGAGAGACCTCGTGAGAATGACTGGCAAGAAGAGATGAAGGTCGTTGTTAGAAGA CATCGAGCGCTCGGAAAGCGCAAGACAATTGTCATTGTCGCCGAGGGTGCCCGCGACAAGGACGGAAACAAGATCGGCGCTGAAGAAATCAAAGACATTCTGGCTGACAAGAGCGAGGGAGGTCTTGCTCTCGACACCCGCATTACCACTCTCGGTCACGTTCAACGAGGTGGCACTGCCGTTGCCTACGACCGAATGCTCGCTACCCTACAGGGCGTGGAAGCCGTCAAGGCCGTCCTCGAAGCTACTCCCGAGACCGAGACTCCTTTTATTGCCATCAACGAAAACAAGATTGTTCGCAAACCTCTGATGCAAGCTGTTGCTGAGACCAAGGAACTCGCCAAGGCTGTTGACGCCAAGGACTTTGATAAGGCTATGTCTCTACGAGATGCTGAGTTTGCCGACCAATGGAACTCTTACATGTTGACGACCAATGTCATGGTTGATGACGAGAAGTTGCCTGAGAAGGAA CGCATGCGAATCGGTTTCATCAATGTCGGTGCCCCTGCTGGTGGTATGAACGCCGCTGTTCGTGCGGCTGTCGCATACTGTCTTTCAAAGGGCCACGAGCCTCTTGCTATCCACAACGGTTTCGCTGGATTTGCGCGACACCACGATGATAAGCCTCTCGGTGCAGTTCGTCCGTTCGACTGGCTCGAGGTCGATGGCTGGGCAAGTAAGGGTGGTTCCGAGATTGGCACAAACAGAGAACTCCCTGGTGAGTCAGGCATGGAACTGATTGCCAACTTGATTGAGGAGCACAACTTTGATGCTTTGTTCATTGTTGGCGGTTTCGAGGCATTCCACTCCGTCACACAAATGCGCAAGGCTAGGGCGCAATATCCCTCTCTGTGCATCCCCATGTGCCTGCTCCCTGCCACCATCTCCAACAACGTTCCTGGAACAGAATACTCTCTGGGATCCGATACCTGCTTGAACGAGCTTGTCAACTACTgtgacaagatcaagcaaTCTGCTTCCGCCACACGCCGACGCGTGTTTGTTATTGAGACCCAGGGAGGTCGCTCCGGTTACATTGCTACATTGGCCGGTCTCGATGTCGGTGCTTCAGCCGTATACATCCCCGAAGAAGGTATTTCCCTCGAGATGCTCAACTCTGACGTCAACCATCTCAAGGACGTGTTCCGAAAGGACAAGGGTCAGACTCGTGCTGGACGCCTGATCCTCGTCAACGAGAAGGCCAGCAAGGTCTACAACGCAAAACTGATTGCAGACATTATCCGCGAGGAGGCTCACGATAGATTCGAGAGTCGAGAGAGCATTCCTGGTCACGTCCAGCAGGGTGGTGTTCCTTCCCCCATGGATCGTTGCCGAGCTGTTCGTCTGGCCATCAAGTGCATCCAGCACCTTGAAGGTTACGGACGCAACGCCCACAACCACGTTAAGAAGGACCCCAAGAGTGCCTCAGTTATTGGTATCCAGGGCTCCGAGGTTGTATTCTCCGGAGTGGAAGATCTCGAGGAGAACGGCACAGACTGGCCCAACCGTCGACCCAAGACTGCCCACTGGATGGGTCTTTCCGAGACGGTAGACATGTTGGCAGGCCGTCCCGATTACCCCAAGCCCGAAAAGAGCTTGACAGGGTTAATCGCAAAGGACACAAAACGTGGTCTCTAA
- a CDS encoding hypothetical protein (BUSCO:50032at5125) yields MSRVRATDFEERDYYPAPRRSAPEGLDEVDYRRRTVTISPPPREESRTPAFLRDDGRRTEAGPMVLRQRQVETIDRHRPRSPSPIARVREERIIRRPRSISPSHHSSHHSSHDHDHEHEHERSRTRVYERERVREPSQPPPRRAPSPARVVRYVERPKSPSPPPPPPVEERERIRTRIVERERAPSPPPAPKPSPPPPPPQTIRGPTIEREVITHYRDIDHGMIKARPPTPPPQPKPQPRAPSRVRERETDIDISLSRNKTEVDISRTTRTRSQSQERRSDFRDDELVVRRESDSRRRAHSAAPLPTPSAVDEEGDYLTGKIDSRGRMGEAWGGATKDWTLVDVPPGTERIRMDGIGGGSTETQWTRYSGARKSKFIPERDGQPSPAPVPSPKPAIREPSPPPTRDRDTRVNVSIYDREREIDIERTRSVSRPAPPPPKDMWTEITKDLVIREAIESSGYEYEETKEFYYIMDYLKYDDVLRLVDISDEIRRSRKQRARELEYEREYQFDYERDRSRHSHPRWDEVTERETFYDSRPPRGYLR; encoded by the exons ATGTCCCGTGTAAGGGCTACCGACTTTGAGGAGAGGGATTACTACCCCGCTCCTCGACGATCCGCTCCTGAGGGACTCGATGAAGTCGATTACCGCCGCCGCACTGTTACAATCAGCCCTCCCCCGCGAGAGGAGTCTCGTACACCCGCCTTTTTGCGAGATGATGGTCGACGAACCGAAGCCGGCCCTATGGTCCTGCGCCAGCGTCAAGTAGAGACTATCGACCGTCACCGACCCAGGAGTCCCAGCCCAATCGCTCGCGTTCGAGAGGAGCGAATCATTCGAAGGCCTCGCAGCATCTCACCCAGCCATCACTCTTCCCACCACTCTTCTCACGATCATGACCATGAACACGAGCACGAGCGTTCTCGCACCAGAGTTTACGAGCGAGAGCGAGTCAGGGAACCTTCTCAACCACCTCCCAGACGAGCCCCTTCGCCAGCCCGTGTTGTGCGATATGTTGAGCGACCAAAATCGCCTTCTCCCCCGCCTCCTCCACCAGTTGAAGAGCGGGAGCGCATTCGTACCCGTATCGTTGAGCGTGAAAGAGCCCCTTCGCCTCCTCCTGCACCAAAGCCTTCTCCCCCGCCTCCTCCGCCTCAGACCATCCGCGGACCAACCATTGAGCGAGAGGTTATCACGCACTACCGTGATATTGACCATG GCATGATCAAAGCCAGACCCCCCACACCTCCTCCTCAGCCCAAGCCTCAGCCTCGTGCCCCATCTCGAGTCCGAGAGCGGGAGACTGACATTGACATTTCCCTCTCAAGGAACAAGACCGAGGTGGACATTTCTCGAACAACCCGCACTAGATCACAGAGCCAGGAACGACGATCCGACTTCCGCGACGATGAGCTCGTGGTTCGACGAGAATCCGATTCCCGTCGCCGAGCGCACTCTGCTGCTCCCCTGCCCACACCTAGTGCTGTCGATGAAGAGGGCGACTACCTTACCGGAAAGATTGACTCTCGAGGCAGAATGGGTGAGGCCTGGGGCGGCGCCACCAAGGACTGGACTCTCGTGGATGTTCCTCCAGGTACTGAGCGCATCCGAATGGATGGAATCGGTGGTGGCAGCACTGAGACACAGTGGACGAGATACAGCGGAGCCAGGAAGAGCAAGTTCATCCCCGAGAGGGATGGCCAGCCGTCTCCGGCTCCTGTGCCATCCCCCAAGCCTGCTATCAGGGAACCCTCTCCTCCCCCAACCCGTGACCGTGACACACGGGTGAACGTGTCAATCTACGACCGTGAGCGAGAAATCGACATTGAGAGAACTCGATCGGTTTCCCGACCTGCTCCTCCACCACCTAAGGATATGTGGACCGAGATCACCAAGGACCTCGTTATCCGTGAGGCCATTGAGAGCTCCGGATACGAATATGAGGAGACCAAGGAGTTCTACTATATCATGGACTATCTCAAATAT GATGATGTTCTCCGCCTGGTTGACATTTCAGATGAGATCAGACGATCTCGAAAGCAGCGCGCACGAGAACTTGAATATGAGAGAGAATACCAGTTTGATTATGAGCGCGACCGTAGCCGACACAGCCATCCTCGCTGGGATGAGGTGACGGAGCGCGAGACGTTTTACGATAGTCGTCCTCCCCGAGGCTATCTCCGTTAA